The genomic stretch ATGTATTATTATACACAGCGAAAATAGCCTGTATTTGACTGAAATTCCAGAATCATCAGCAAGATGACCATGGTGAATGTTCATATGGTTGTCAATGAATGGGACGctaaatataattttggctttaataagattttcccaattaataggcaagaataaacctggtgtcctccatgGTTCATGTTCTTTCCGGtaacaaagcacttgaatgcgACGAGCTCGTAAACACGACTTCAGGAGTAGGAAATTTCTAATAgaatgtgaaggcagcataattaccctcctccatccccagctcctcctgtCATCCAGTCAGGACTTGGCCTTCCTCTTTATCATCTAGGCTATATGGATGGGCAGTTCTTGCCTAGAACAGAAACAATACCACCAATACAGACTGTATGCTATTTGTCAATCATCTTTGATGATAGGTCCTGacagaaatgcatttttataaaataaataaataaataaaaactgacctATTTTATATCATTACTCTCTTTTTTTAGACTACTATACAGTAAATGTCCTGGCCTATACTCGCATGATGGGAAACGGGTCCATGGATCAGACAGTCGTTGTTCTGGTGAATGACAGCATATTTGCATACTTTGACcaggaaaataaaacatttgcccTGCGTCCCAGTGCAAGCGCAGGGTTTTCTGTTTTAGAGAAGCGCGACAGCATTTTCTGCCTGGGTGAGGTGACAAAGGGATTCTATCGACAAGCTGAATACCTGGATAAACTCAAAGAGGAAACAAACTCATCTAAGCCACTTTTGGGTAAATCTAATCATCACTTACAAGTACTTTGCTTCTGTTTTGCATTTACCAGTTAATCTCTGTCACTTACTGTTTGTCCACAGTACGCCCTTCAGTCAGTGTGTATACTGAGTTTCCTGAGGAAGAAGGAAAAGCAAATGTCCTTTACTGCTATGCCACTGGGTTTTACCCTGGTGACATTGAAATAAACTTGTTTCTAAATGGCCATAAGTCCATTGTGAAGGTAGAGACGTCTGACTTAATATATAGCAAAGACTGGACCTTCAGAGTGTACAAGTACATGACTATCACCCCACGGACTGGAGACGAGTACACATGTGAAGTGAGACACAGCAGTATGGCTGAACCCAAAATAAAAACGTGGAGTGAGTTTATTcccttttttttctatttttgaaatgatgaaatataaattggatttaaaaaagtaatgcaaaatcAATAACACACCTGTCTGCTCTTTTCTCAAGggcctgaattttcagcatccacATCACATCTCTACTGGGCTTGTTCACTACCTCTCGGGATCCTGTTGGGCATCATGACATCTGTCTTGATTTTAAGAAGAAAACAGCGTTCTCTGTTATAATGATGCTTTGAAAAACTGcagtatatatatgcatatgtaaACTTTCTGGCTTATTCTACAGAATTGGCTCAAAGTCAGAGTTGGAAACATCttgaaaataatgtctttttccacaaattttccACAAAATATCCAGGGTACACATTTAATTatgcagttaattctcatattgtattttcagaaagtttttgaatgtttttcctTTCCCCAactttgtcactaccgaaacacaataataaataatttaataagaagggttacattgacctattaagattttgtacattgtaaatatattttttgccatttaaaaaaaaaaaagttttcacaggtaaatcaataacaattacaattttaacaatatttcaagtctaatttatgagatttgttgtattttgaatccaatctttctttgtaaaaggcataaagtttatcaaactgatttcaaagtgaaggattcattagtttgaataaacattgaaccaaacactataataacaacttagttgataattcaatatactttatttttgacaaaacatcccatgtttcggtcgtgactgcacattttcggtagtgacGGTAATGTGTCagtagtgaccacatcacattatAGGATTTTAACTcatactaaaacatattaaaatactaatgatttgcataactgtactaaaattgtgcttatttcccccaaataaatgattgtgttcccttttgtcactaccaaaacaatgatgacatgtttcggtcatgactgtttcggtagtggcaattttagatacttttgagccgctcaaagatgctaatcagcacatggttag from Ctenopharyngodon idella isolate HZGC_01 chromosome 13, HZGC01, whole genome shotgun sequence encodes the following:
- the zmp:0000001138 gene encoding patr class II histocompatibility antigen, DO beta chain, which translates into the protein MANMEILPVRISVLTLLLYPQIITMWTDYYTVNVLAYTRMMGNGSMDQTVVVLVNDSIFAYFDQENKTFALRPSASAGFSVLEKRDSIFCLGEVTKGFYRQAEYLDKLKEETNSSKPLLVRPSVSVYTEFPEEEGKANVLYCYATGFYPGDIEINLFLNGHKSIVKVETSDLIYSKDWTFRVYKYMTITPRTGDEYTCEVRHSSMAEPKIKTWRPEFSASTSHLYWACSLPLGILLGIMTSVLILRRKQRSLL